The following coding sequences lie in one Rutidosis leptorrhynchoides isolate AG116_Rl617_1_P2 chromosome 4, CSIRO_AGI_Rlap_v1, whole genome shotgun sequence genomic window:
- the LOC139840142 gene encoding violaxanthin de-epoxidase, chloroplastic-like, whose amino-acid sequence MALSLHSVILCKEETANLYAKSSSDERFKKSRPVPASIIMMKIQSNHGYYKYFRLFTSYRSNTSYSTLLSHFNKEKSPIHSINTSVEEIEKSDIKKATTLVLQRQWRQFVQLAIVLVCTFVVIPRVDAVDALKTCTCLLKECRIELAKCIANPSCAANVACLQTCNNRPDETECQIKCGDLFENSVVDQFNECAVSRKKCVPRKSDVGEFPVPDPSAVVQTFNLKDFSGKWFITSGLNPTFDVFDCQLHEFHMESNKLVGDLTWRIKTPDGGFFTRSAVQKFVQDPNQPGVLYNHDNEFLHYQDDWYILSSQIENKPDDYIFVYYRGRNDAWDGYGGAVIYTRSATLPQTIVPQLQKAAQSVGRNFDTFIQTDNSCGPEPPLVERLEKTAENGENFIIKEAEEIEEEVEKEVVKARDTQMTLFQRLAEGFKELQQDEQNFVRELTKEEKEILNELQMEATEVEKLFGRALPLRKLR is encoded by the exons ATGGCTCTTTCTTTGCATTCGGTTATTCTATGCAAAGAAGAAACCGCCAATTTGTATGCCAAATCATCAAGTGATGAAAGGTTTAAAAAGAGTAGACCAGTTCCTGCGAGTATAATTATGATGAAAATTCAATCTAACCATGGATATTATAAATACTTCCGATTGTTTACATCTTACCGTTCGAACACTAGTTATTCAACTCTGTTGTCACATTTCAATAAGGAGAAATCTCCAATACATAGCATTAACACAAGTGTAGAG gaaatagaaAAAAGTGATATTAAAAAGGCCACGACTTTGGTTCTTCAAAGACAATGGAGACAATTCGTACAGTTGGCTATCGTATTAGTTTGCACATTTGTTGTCATTCCTAGAGTTGATGCTGTTGATGCTCTTAAAACTTGTACTTGCCTACTCAAGGAATGCAG GATCGAACTTGCGAAATGTATTGCAAACCCATCTTGTGCGGCAAATGTTGCTTGTCTCCAGACTTGCAACAATAGACCCGACGAAACTGAATGCCAA ATAAAATGTGGTGACTTGTTCGAAAACAGTGTTGTGGATCAGTTCAACGAGTGTGCAGTTTCACGAAAGAAATGTGTGCCACGTAAATCTGACGTGGGTGAATTCCCGGTCCCGGATCCAAGTGCAGTGGTCCAAACCTTCAACCTGAAGGACTTTAGTGGAAAATGGTTCATAACAAGTGGGCTAAATCCGACATTTGACGTATTTGATTGTCAGCTGCATGAGTTTCACATGGAATCGAATAAACTTGTAGGTGATCTGACGTGGCGTATAAAGACTCCAGATGGCGGATTCTTTACTCGATCCGCAGTGCAAAAATTTGTGCAAGATCCGAATCAACCGGGTGTTCTTTATAATCATGACAACGAGTTTCTTCATTACCAAGATGACTG GTACATCTTGTCTTCCCAAATAGAAAACAAACCCGACGACTATATATTTGTGTATTATCGTGGGCGAAACGATGCGTGGGATGGATACGGTGGAGCGGTTATATACACAAGAAGTGCAACGTTACCACAAACTATCGTCCCACAACTACAAAAGGCGGCTCAAAGTGTTGGTCGCAACTTTGACACTTTCATCCAAACGGATAATTCTTGTGGGCCCGAACCGCCACTTGTGGAGAGACTAGAAAAAACAGCCGAAAATGGTGAGAATTTTATCATAAAAGAGGCCGAGGAAATTGAAGAAGAGGTTGAGAAAGAGGTGGTCAAGGCTAGAGACACGCAAATGACTTTGTTTCAACGGTTAGCCGAAGGGTTCAAAGAGTTGCAACAAGATGAACAAAACTTTGTTAGGGAACTCactaaagaagaaaaagaaatcttgaatgaacttcAAATGGAAGCGACCGAAGTTGAAAAGTTGTTTGGGCGGGCTTTACCACTTAGGAAACTAAGATAA